From the genome of Spirosomataceae bacterium TFI 002, one region includes:
- a CDS encoding ribose-phosphate pyrophosphokinase has translation MAEVKIFSGTNSQYLASKVATYYGKELGKISITRFADSEISVAFDESVRGCDVYLVQSTFPNADNIMELLLMIDAARRASAHYVCAVIPYFGYARQDRKDRPRVAVGAKLVANMLTAAGTDRIMTLDLHAGQIQGFFDIPVDHLEGTSIFVPYLKTQNIENLIFASPDVGGVSRVRKFASYFDADIVICDKQRKKANEISSMQLIGEVEGANVVLVDDLIDTGGTMCKAAELILEKGAKSVRAFCTHPVLSYNAHDNIRNSVLEELIVTDTIPLKQPNEKIKILSVAELFGKAIGRIRDNDSISTLFINYQQKITF, from the coding sequence ATGGCAGAAGTCAAAATATTTTCCGGAACAAATTCTCAATATTTAGCGAGTAAAGTAGCCACCTACTATGGTAAGGAGCTCGGCAAAATATCCATCACCAGATTCGCAGATAGTGAGATATCTGTCGCATTTGATGAGTCTGTACGTGGCTGTGATGTGTATTTAGTTCAAAGTACATTTCCAAATGCTGATAACATCATGGAGCTTTTGCTCATGATAGATGCAGCAAGGAGAGCTTCCGCACATTATGTGTGTGCAGTTATTCCTTATTTTGGGTATGCAAGACAAGACAGAAAAGATAGACCAAGAGTAGCTGTAGGTGCTAAATTAGTAGCCAACATGCTCACTGCTGCGGGGACAGACAGAATAATGACGCTGGACCTTCATGCTGGTCAAATTCAAGGATTTTTTGATATTCCTGTTGATCACTTGGAAGGAACCTCAATATTTGTTCCTTATCTAAAGACTCAGAATATTGAAAACTTGATCTTTGCTTCTCCTGATGTAGGAGGTGTGTCAAGAGTAAGAAAATTTGCTAGTTACTTTGATGCTGACATTGTAATATGTGATAAGCAAAGAAAAAAGGCAAACGAAATTTCCTCAATGCAACTCATTGGAGAGGTTGAAGGTGCAAATGTGGTATTGGTCGATGACTTGATAGACACAGGAGGAACAATGTGTAAAGCGGCAGAGCTCATTCTTGAAAAAGGAGCTAAGTCTGTGAGAGCATTCTGTACCCATCCAGTATTGTCTTACAATGCCCATGACAATATTCGTAATTCTGTATTAGAAGAACTGATCGTAACAGATACAATTCCGCTAAAACAACCAAACGAGAAAATCAAAATACTCTCTGTAGCTGAGCTATTTGGCAAAGCCATTGGCCGTATCAGAGACAATGATTCCATAAGTACTTTATTTATTAATTACCAACAAAAAATAACGTTTTAA
- a CDS encoding large subunit ribosomal protein L25, which yields MKKTEIVGFKRANLGRPEAQRLRAEGSVPCVLYGGKEQIAFHAPAYLFRPLINTPDAFEVTLNIEGDIHKAILQARQFHPVNDILIHADFLEITPEKVIKISIPVRLKGTAKGQMLGGRVQHKLRKLSVKGPVKDIPEFVEVDITSLGLGDSVKVSVIELPGIEILDALSNPVASVNVPRAAKLGGGEDEDEDEDGEGTTSEDGGDDAAE from the coding sequence ATGAAAAAAACTGAGATTGTAGGGTTTAAAAGAGCGAATCTTGGTCGTCCAGAAGCTCAAAGGCTTCGTGCAGAAGGTAGTGTTCCTTGTGTATTATATGGCGGCAAAGAGCAAATTGCATTTCATGCACCGGCTTACCTATTCCGCCCACTGATTAACACTCCCGATGCTTTTGAGGTAACACTCAATATCGAAGGTGATATTCACAAAGCAATATTGCAAGCAAGACAATTCCACCCAGTAAATGACATTCTTATTCATGCTGATTTCCTTGAAATTACGCCTGAAAAAGTTATTAAAATCTCTATTCCTGTTAGACTAAAAGGAACTGCGAAAGGTCAAATGCTTGGAGGAAGAGTTCAGCATAAATTGAGAAAATTAAGTGTAAAAGGACCTGTAAAGGATATTCCTGAGTTTGTAGAAGTAGATATCACTTCTCTTGGACTTGGAGACTCTGTTAAAGTTTCTGTAATTGAATTACCAGGAATTGAAATTCTAGATGCACTATCTAACCCAGTCGCTTCTGTAAACGTACCTCGTGCTGCCAAACTTGGTGGAGGAGAAGACGAAGACGAAGACGAAGATGGCGAAGGAACAACATCAGAAGATGGTGGCGACGACGCTGCAGAATAA
- a CDS encoding Sugar phosphate isomerase/epimerase, which produces MKRRDFNKALFASTAGVLTINWKDFSAKKYVPPLACQTKFENIDAVKAAGGSFIGSSVGEWLDPDGPEDEFLARVAKGKSASLPIKICNGFIRPKHLHATGPEANHDELMVYIEEVFRRAQRANVHMINFGSGGSRKIPEGYDYETAMDQFIALLKRIGPLAAKYDLTVGVEQLRHQECNFINRISEVERVVRGANHPNIKAVADFYHMVTEGDTPADLKKVTDILMHVEIAELIDRRMPGTTNQDFKPYMSILKKAKYKGAISVEGRYEVSELANGFATITKQWLEA; this is translated from the coding sequence ATGAAAAGAAGAGATTTTAATAAAGCTTTATTTGCTTCTACCGCAGGAGTCTTAACAATTAATTGGAAAGATTTTTCTGCCAAAAAATATGTTCCGCCCTTGGCTTGCCAGACAAAATTTGAAAATATAGATGCCGTTAAGGCCGCAGGAGGAAGCTTCATTGGTTCAAGTGTGGGAGAATGGTTAGACCCTGATGGACCAGAAGACGAGTTTTTAGCACGTGTAGCAAAAGGTAAATCAGCGTCGTTGCCAATCAAAATATGTAATGGTTTTATCAGGCCAAAGCATCTTCATGCTACTGGTCCTGAAGCCAATCATGACGAGCTCATGGTATATATAGAGGAAGTGTTCAGACGTGCTCAAAGAGCCAATGTTCATATGATCAACTTCGGAAGCGGTGGTTCAAGAAAAATTCCAGAGGGCTATGATTACGAAACTGCGATGGACCAATTCATTGCATTGCTAAAGCGTATTGGGCCTTTAGCTGCAAAATATGACCTTACAGTCGGAGTTGAACAGCTTCGTCACCAAGAATGTAATTTTATTAACCGTATCTCGGAAGTAGAGCGAGTTGTACGTGGAGCGAATCATCCTAACATAAAGGCTGTTGCAGATTTCTATCATATGGTAACTGAAGGAGATACGCCAGCAGATCTCAAAAAAGTAACGGATATTCTTATGCATGTTGAAATTGCAGAATTAATAGATCGCCGCATGCCAGGAACTACAAATCAGGATTTTAAGCCATACATGAGCATTCTGAAAAAAGCAAAATATAAAGGTGCAATTAGTGTAGAAGGACGATATGAAGTGTCCGAATTAGCCAACGGATTCGCCACTATCACCAAGCAGTGGTTGGAGGCGTAA
- a CDS encoding asparaginase: MVEHKIWKIKHPDVDAHGPNTLLIYTGGTLGMVFDPKENTLVPFSFDQILDYLPEIKRVKSHFTIVEFLNPIDSSDMNPAIWIDLAKLIEANYEDHSGFVILHGTDTMAFTGSSLSFLLANLDKPVILTGAQLPIGVARSDARENLITALELGAKSTQIREVCIYFNGKLLRANRSKKYESELFDAFASENYPLLGEVGVSISIFDNRLFPKSTPKELQVQDSLCTDVFILKLFPGITTDSIVEFILAKGIKGVILETYGAGNAPSDAKFLKMIDILLQNEIAVFNVSQCTGGAVNQESYATGKGLKAKGVISGKDITTEAAIAKMMYLLAQDLGFATLQSQLSIDLRGEMLAV, from the coding sequence ATGGTAGAGCATAAGATTTGGAAAATTAAACACCCTGATGTGGACGCCCATGGTCCTAATACCCTTCTGATTTATACTGGAGGTACGCTAGGGATGGTTTTTGACCCTAAAGAAAACACATTAGTGCCATTTAGTTTTGATCAAATACTAGATTACTTACCCGAAATAAAAAGGGTGAAATCTCATTTCACTATTGTTGAGTTTCTAAATCCAATAGATTCATCAGATATGAATCCAGCTATATGGATTGACCTTGCTAAATTAATAGAAGCCAACTATGAAGACCATAGTGGCTTTGTGATTTTACACGGCACAGATACAATGGCTTTTACGGGTAGTAGCTTGAGTTTTTTGTTGGCAAATCTAGATAAACCCGTAATTCTTACGGGAGCTCAATTACCCATAGGAGTTGCAAGAAGTGATGCTAGAGAAAACTTAATTACAGCTTTGGAGCTAGGGGCTAAAAGCACTCAAATTCGTGAAGTATGTATCTATTTTAATGGTAAACTCTTAAGGGCCAACCGTTCGAAAAAATACGAAAGCGAGCTTTTTGATGCTTTCGCATCTGAAAACTATCCACTCCTGGGAGAGGTTGGAGTTTCAATATCTATTTTTGATAATAGGTTATTTCCAAAATCGACTCCTAAAGAGCTACAAGTTCAAGATTCACTCTGTACTGATGTTTTTATTCTAAAACTTTTCCCGGGGATTACCACCGATAGTATTGTTGAATTTATTTTAGCAAAAGGAATAAAAGGTGTCATTCTGGAAACTTATGGTGCAGGAAATGCTCCGTCAGATGCTAAATTCTTAAAAATGATAGATATTTTACTCCAAAATGAAATTGCAGTTTTTAATGTTTCTCAATGTACTGGAGGAGCTGTAAACCAAGAAAGTTATGCTACAGGTAAGGGTTTAAAAGCCAAGGGAGTCATCAGCGGAAAAGACATTACGACAGAAGCTGCAATAGCAAAAATGATGTATCTATTGGCTCAAGACTTAGGTTTTGCCACGCTACAAAGTCAATTGTCGATAGATTTAAGAGGGGAGATGCTAGCGGTTTAA
- a CDS encoding electron transfer flavoprotein beta subunit, producing MKILVCISSVPDTTSKITFTDNNTAFNKTGVQYIIGPYDDYALARAVELKEQLGGTVTVLNVGTAETDTQIRKALAIGADDAIRVDMEPTDSYAVAEQIAKQAEGQGYDLILMGRETTDYNSGVVHGIVGEMLGIPSFSPVMELAVDGSTAKMTREIEGGKEKLEASLPLVLGCQEPIAEWKIPNMRGIMTARSKPLNVVAPSGEAFTSVNSYTLPPEKGAVKLIPAEEAEKLIELLRTEAKVL from the coding sequence ATGAAAATACTTGTGTGTATATCAAGTGTCCCCGACACAACCTCCAAGATCACTTTTACCGACAATAATACTGCATTTAACAAAACGGGCGTACAATACATCATTGGACCGTACGATGATTATGCACTTGCTAGAGCGGTAGAGCTAAAAGAGCAATTAGGTGGTACTGTAACAGTTTTAAATGTAGGTACTGCAGAAACTGATACTCAAATTAGAAAAGCACTCGCAATTGGTGCCGACGACGCAATAAGAGTCGATATGGAACCAACTGATTCTTATGCTGTAGCCGAACAAATTGCAAAGCAAGCAGAAGGACAAGGATATGATTTGATTTTGATGGGTAGAGAAACTACGGATTATAACTCTGGAGTTGTTCACGGAATTGTAGGCGAAATGCTTGGGATTCCTTCTTTTTCCCCAGTAATGGAATTAGCTGTAGACGGTTCAACTGCAAAAATGACACGCGAAATAGAAGGTGGAAAAGAGAAATTAGAGGCCAGCCTACCTTTGGTACTTGGTTGTCAAGAACCTATCGCTGAATGGAAAATCCCTAACATGCGTGGAATAATGACAGCTAGATCAAAGCCATTAAACGTAGTTGCCCCATCTGGCGAAGCATTTACCTCGGTGAATTCTTACACACTTCCCCCTGAAAAAGGAGCAGTTAAGTTGATTCCTGCTGAGGAAGCAGAAAAGCTTATAGAATTACTTAGAACAGAAGCCAAAGTTCTTTAA
- a CDS encoding electron transfer flavoprotein alpha subunit apoprotein: MSVLIFAELAEGSFKKTSLEAIYYGSQVAKMQSSEAIVLAIGKASSDALAKAGNFGVNKVLHAGSDQLANANIMAYAEALKAAVNQTNAKVIVSAKSSLADPVTARVAGALKAGIVGNVTDLPDLSNGFTVKRSIFTGKAFAETAISTDIKILAIKKNAVNPVETTETATVESFDPSVSDAAFVAKVTETMKAEGTVPLPEADLVVSGGRGMKGPEHWQPLLDLAEALGATTACSKPVSDLDWRPHHEHVGQTGVKVAPNLYIACGISGAIQHLAGVNSSKVIVVINTDPEAPFFKAADYGIVGDAFEVLPKLTAAVKALN, encoded by the coding sequence ATGTCAGTTTTAATTTTTGCCGAACTAGCGGAAGGAAGTTTCAAAAAAACATCTTTAGAAGCAATTTATTACGGATCTCAAGTAGCCAAAATGCAATCTAGTGAAGCGATTGTACTCGCTATTGGAAAAGCGTCTTCTGATGCTCTTGCCAAAGCTGGTAATTTTGGAGTAAATAAAGTGTTACATGCAGGGTCTGATCAATTGGCAAATGCCAATATTATGGCCTATGCTGAAGCTTTAAAAGCTGCAGTAAACCAAACCAATGCGAAAGTAATTGTAAGTGCGAAGTCTTCTTTGGCTGACCCAGTTACTGCCCGAGTAGCAGGAGCATTGAAAGCAGGTATAGTTGGTAATGTTACAGACTTACCAGATCTTTCAAATGGCTTTACTGTGAAAAGAAGCATATTTACAGGTAAAGCATTTGCCGAAACAGCAATTAGCACGGACATCAAAATCTTGGCAATAAAGAAAAATGCTGTCAACCCAGTAGAAACAACAGAAACTGCCACTGTGGAAAGTTTTGATCCATCAGTAAGTGATGCTGCTTTCGTTGCCAAAGTAACAGAAACAATGAAAGCTGAAGGAACCGTTCCTTTACCCGAAGCCGACCTTGTTGTATCAGGTGGTAGAGGAATGAAGGGGCCAGAACACTGGCAGCCACTATTGGATCTTGCGGAAGCCTTAGGAGCGACAACAGCGTGCTCTAAGCCTGTATCTGACCTTGACTGGAGACCTCACCATGAGCATGTGGGCCAAACAGGTGTAAAAGTTGCACCAAATTTATATATCGCTTGTGGAATCTCAGGAGCAATTCAGCACTTAGCGGGTGTAAATAGCTCTAAGGTAATCGTAGTGATCAACACCGATCCAGAAGCACCATTCTTTAAAGCTGCAGATTATGGAATTGTAGGTGATGCAT